The following are encoded in a window of Limibacter armeniacum genomic DNA:
- a CDS encoding cytidine deaminase, with translation MPKRITLNTDLDFYENLNELPSSFQKLVRRAEEASSLAYAPYSKFNVGAAMLLEDGEIVVASNQENAAYPSGMCAERSAVYWIGGNRPGKKIEMIAVVARPDNKDFVAVSPCGSCRQALLEYEYKQGEPIRMIMQTEGGAYLVADSMKSLLPVTFDGDSLLQEK, from the coding sequence ATGCCAAAAAGAATCACTTTAAATACTGATTTGGATTTTTATGAGAATCTGAATGAACTGCCTTCATCGTTCCAAAAGTTAGTTCGTAGAGCAGAAGAAGCATCCAGTTTGGCTTATGCTCCTTATTCAAAATTCAATGTAGGAGCAGCCATGCTTTTGGAAGATGGAGAAATAGTAGTGGCAAGTAACCAGGAGAATGCAGCGTACCCGTCAGGCATGTGTGCAGAGCGGAGTGCGGTATATTGGATTGGAGGAAATCGTCCAGGGAAAAAAATTGAAATGATTGCAGTTGTGGCAAGACCTGATAATAAGGATTTTGTAGCTGTTTCACCATGTGGGTCTTGCAGACAGGCGCTTCTAGAGTATGAGTACAAACAAGGTGAGCCAATTAGAATGATTATGCAGACAGAAGGGGGGGCATACTTAGTGGCAGACAGCATGAAGAGCCTTTTGCCAGTCACGTTTGATGGTGACTCGTTGCTTCAAGAAAAGTAA
- a CDS encoding DUF5687 family protein → MLTLFKHQFKENWRAKMWRNNIAVNIFVALLVLYIAGSFALIGYASDLILKELFPGVPVEYAFSGLLLYYVIGDILVRYIFSNLPVMSAWPYLHLPISKKKVAHHVLFRMLFNVYNFLPLLVLVPFTVKGVLPTYGIQTSMLWGIGIYLIVIGNSYLGGFIKRLSHMNSKWLFVGVLLYATLILLDRFDIISLITISTYTFTFFLDYPWFSLLLILYPLVFYFANYNFLLHHTYLDAVPKDAFKLGDIPALSFLDKLGETGNYMMLEAKMIIRNKRTRGMLLMIPLGVAYGLIFVLNDQYADSYGMFLFTGVFMCGIFMINYGQFILSWEGAYIDGIFSQNIDLKKYYKAKLWLINGVTTLCYLMSLLYGFIDIKFIAINTAMYLYCIGIGSVIMLGFSVYNRRKMELNASAYSWQGVGKSQLLVGLPLFSLPYMIFAPFWAFGAYENGLIAIGACSLLSLSLTNVWIKEIAEKITSTKYEIAETFRES, encoded by the coding sequence ATGCTGACTTTGTTCAAGCACCAATTCAAAGAAAATTGGCGAGCCAAAATGTGGCGAAACAATATAGCAGTCAACATCTTTGTGGCATTGCTGGTCTTGTATATCGCAGGCTCTTTTGCTTTGATTGGGTATGCTTCTGACCTTATTCTAAAAGAATTATTCCCTGGTGTGCCAGTAGAATATGCTTTTAGTGGACTATTACTTTATTATGTTATTGGAGATATTCTGGTACGCTACATTTTTTCCAACTTACCTGTAATGTCTGCATGGCCTTATCTGCACCTGCCAATTTCCAAAAAGAAAGTGGCTCACCATGTCCTTTTCAGGATGCTTTTCAATGTGTACAACTTTTTACCGCTGCTGGTACTGGTGCCCTTTACTGTAAAAGGTGTGCTTCCGACCTATGGAATACAAACCAGCATGCTTTGGGGGATTGGTATTTACTTAATTGTAATTGGTAATTCATATCTGGGAGGCTTTATCAAACGGTTGTCACATATGAATAGCAAGTGGCTTTTTGTAGGGGTATTGCTCTATGCTACTTTGATATTGCTCGACCGGTTTGATATCATTTCCCTGATTACAATATCTACCTATACGTTTACTTTCTTTCTGGATTATCCTTGGTTTTCGCTTCTGCTTATCCTGTATCCCTTGGTATTCTATTTTGCGAATTACAACTTCCTGCTTCACCATACTTATTTGGATGCAGTGCCAAAGGATGCCTTCAAGCTTGGAGATATACCTGCGTTATCATTTTTGGATAAGTTGGGAGAGACAGGAAACTATATGATGCTGGAAGCAAAAATGATTATCAGAAACAAGAGAACCCGTGGTATGCTTCTGATGATTCCTCTGGGAGTTGCTTATGGGTTGATATTCGTTTTGAATGACCAGTATGCAGACTCATATGGCATGTTTCTTTTTACAGGGGTTTTTATGTGCGGAATCTTTATGATTAACTATGGTCAGTTTATTCTCTCATGGGAAGGAGCTTACATTGACGGCATCTTTTCCCAGAATATTGACCTGAAAAAATATTATAAAGCAAAGCTTTGGCTGATTAATGGCGTTACGACCCTATGCTACCTGATGTCGCTTCTATATGGTTTTATAGATATAAAGTTCATAGCAATTAATACAGCGATGTACCTATACTGTATTGGTATAGGTAGCGTTATTATGCTGGGCTTTTCAGTATACAACCGTCGTAAGATGGAACTCAATGCTTCGGCTTACAGCTGGCAGGGAGTGGGGAAAAGTCAGTTGCTTGTAGGGCTTCCTTTGTTCTCTTTACCGTATATGATTTTTGCGCCTTTCTGGGCATTCGGAGCCTATGAGAATGGACTGATAGCAATTGGCGCTTGCAGCTTGCTGAGTTTGTCTCTGACAAATGTGTGGATCAAGGAAATCGCTGAAAAGATCACATCCACCAAGTATGAGATTGCAGAGACATTTAGAGAAAGCTGA
- the queA gene encoding tRNA preQ1(34) S-adenosylmethionine ribosyltransferase-isomerase QueA: MKLSEFKFNLPEKLIAKYPSENRDESRLMVIHRDSGKIEHKVFKDVINYFDEGDVFVVNNTKVFPARLYGNKEKTGAKIEVFLLRELNKESHLWDVLVDPARKIRVGNKLYFGDGNLVAEVIDNTTSRGRTIRFLFDGDDAEFYKTIEELGETPLPKDLERAAEPSDRERFQTIFAEKKGAVAAPTAGLHFTPQVTKRLEIKGVDLVPITLHVGLGTFREVDVEDLTKHKMDSENFQVTQETVDIVNSALTGKRNVCAVGTTVMRALETSVSASNLLKANEGWTDKFIFPPYDFKICRSLVTNFHKPQSTLMMMAAAFGGYELVMHAYEEAVKEKYRFLTYGDAMLIL; this comes from the coding sequence ATGAAATTATCTGAATTCAAGTTCAACCTTCCAGAGAAACTGATAGCAAAATACCCTTCTGAAAATAGGGATGAGTCAAGATTGATGGTAATCCACCGTGATTCCGGCAAAATTGAGCACAAAGTGTTCAAGGATGTTATCAACTACTTTGATGAAGGTGATGTATTCGTAGTCAATAACACCAAAGTATTCCCTGCGCGTCTATATGGCAACAAGGAAAAAACAGGGGCTAAAATTGAAGTGTTCTTGCTAAGAGAACTCAACAAGGAGTCTCATCTTTGGGATGTACTGGTAGACCCTGCTAGAAAGATCAGGGTAGGTAATAAGTTATATTTTGGTGATGGCAACCTGGTAGCTGAGGTAATTGACAATACTACCTCTAGAGGACGTACTATCCGTTTCTTGTTTGACGGTGACGATGCTGAGTTCTACAAAACTATTGAAGAACTAGGAGAAACTCCTCTTCCAAAAGACTTGGAGCGTGCAGCTGAACCAAGTGACAGAGAGCGTTTCCAAACAATCTTTGCAGAAAAGAAAGGAGCTGTTGCAGCACCAACAGCTGGTCTTCACTTCACTCCTCAAGTAACTAAGAGACTTGAAATTAAAGGAGTTGATCTGGTTCCAATTACATTGCATGTTGGATTGGGCACCTTCCGTGAAGTAGACGTGGAAGACCTGACCAAACACAAAATGGATTCAGAAAACTTCCAGGTTACTCAAGAGACTGTTGATATTGTAAACAGCGCTCTGACAGGTAAAAGAAATGTATGTGCAGTTGGTACTACAGTGATGCGTGCACTTGAAACATCTGTTTCAGCATCGAACCTTCTGAAAGCAAATGAAGGGTGGACTGATAAGTTTATCTTCCCTCCATACGATTTCAAAATCTGTCGTTCATTGGTAACCAACTTCCATAAGCCACAATCTACACTGATGATGATGGCTGCTGCCTTTGGTGGTTACGAACTGGTCATGCATGCTTACGAAGAAGCTGTAAAAGAAAAATACAGATTCCTTACTTACGGAGATGCAATGCTTATTCTCTAA
- a CDS encoding saccharopine dehydrogenase family protein produces MHKIFIIGAGRSASSLISHLQERSLEKNWKLVIGDFQKELAESKAKNHPHCEAIFFDANDATQRKAEISQADIVISMLPASMHYLVAKDCIALKKHLITASYVSKEIEQLHQEAIKNDVLLLNEIGLDPGIDHMSAMQMIKGAKDKGYHIEAFESFAGGLLAPESENNPWKYKFTWNPRNVVLAGHGGAVKFLHNGRYKYIPYNRVFRRTEIINIDGYGRFEGYANRDSLKYIEKYGLQNTPTVYRGTLRRPGFCRAWDCFVKIGATDDSYIMENSENMTYREFINSFLAYNPNDSVELKLMYYLKIDQDSDVIEKLHSLDIFSDKKVGLKNATPAQILQKILEDKWTLAPTDKDMIVMYHKLVYGTGTTHRLLTSHMVIKGDDQVETAMAKTVGWPMAIATELLLDGKISMRGVQIPIHPEIYEPVLSALAQKGIVFQEHEIELDPQQMSSL; encoded by the coding sequence ATGCACAAAATTTTTATTATCGGGGCAGGAAGATCCGCTTCATCCTTGATCAGCCATTTGCAGGAGCGGTCTCTAGAGAAAAACTGGAAACTCGTAATTGGTGATTTTCAAAAAGAACTAGCAGAAAGCAAAGCCAAAAACCATCCACACTGTGAAGCCATTTTTTTTGATGCCAATGATGCTACGCAACGTAAGGCAGAGATTTCCCAAGCTGACATAGTGATATCAATGCTTCCTGCAAGCATGCACTATTTGGTAGCCAAAGACTGCATAGCCTTGAAAAAACACCTGATCACAGCCTCTTATGTCTCTAAAGAAATTGAACAATTACATCAGGAAGCAATCAAGAATGATGTACTACTACTGAATGAGATTGGACTGGACCCAGGTATTGACCATATGTCTGCCATGCAGATGATCAAGGGTGCTAAAGATAAAGGATACCATATTGAAGCGTTTGAATCCTTTGCGGGAGGTCTGCTTGCTCCTGAAAGCGAAAACAATCCTTGGAAATACAAATTCACTTGGAACCCTCGTAACGTAGTATTAGCAGGACATGGTGGTGCTGTTAAGTTCTTACATAACGGACGTTATAAATACATTCCTTATAACAGGGTTTTCCGCCGAACTGAAATCATTAATATCGACGGATATGGCAGATTTGAAGGTTATGCCAACCGTGACTCTCTAAAATACATTGAGAAATATGGGCTTCAGAACACCCCTACCGTCTATAGAGGAACACTGAGACGTCCTGGTTTCTGCCGTGCATGGGATTGCTTTGTGAAAATTGGGGCTACAGATGACAGCTACATTATGGAAAACTCCGAAAACATGACTTATCGTGAGTTTATCAACTCATTCTTGGCTTACAACCCCAATGATTCTGTTGAGCTTAAACTGATGTATTACCTGAAAATAGATCAGGACTCTGATGTCATTGAGAAATTACACTCATTGGATATTTTCAGTGACAAAAAAGTGGGACTGAAGAATGCGACTCCTGCACAGATTCTTCAGAAAATACTGGAAGACAAATGGACATTGGCTCCAACCGACAAAGATATGATTGTTATGTACCATAAGCTGGTATATGGTACTGGTACCACTCACCGCCTTCTAACTTCACATATGGTTATTAAAGGTGATGATCAGGTTGAAACAGCTATGGCTAAGACAGTAGGTTGGCCAATGGCAATTGCGACTGAGTTATTGCTAGATGGCAAGATCAGTATGAGAGGTGTTCAGATTCCAATTCACCCTGAAATTTACGAACCTGTCTTAAGTGCATTGGCACAAAAAGGTATTGTATTCCAAGAACATGAAATTGAACTGGACCCTCAACAGATGAGTAGCTTATAA
- a CDS encoding PAS domain S-box protein, with translation MKLSLEFRLTASFIIIGMMVLLGGVALLKSFQRDKRFLEERIFEHEHKIEDFLFLVREYVGSKNRSVLLKLKQDVDRVGYEISVINHGGVLLRGNENVTMEPLQGDVMTKVGKAYEESFNEVAVEIDKLWAESIRLSEAVRTDKSIEGLEEERSGYRVEDLQEFLERRSSGLISKNRTFKSAITGDIQAAEDRYTVFYGIVLLVSIILLIDIYLLLRKKLLNPLGLAYEYACYLINKEPKFGDAKFAAIYDVLNKVDNIFDETVVAVEELGKGTFEMEYSELIAEHKIGKELKKTQRLLSYYEEHEAQNQWRAIGLVQLSEILVNEQYESLDELSFAFVRFLVKYLNVNQGAMFQVKEDFEGKYLEMIGAFAYDKKKYLQKRLPIDQGLIGQALIEKQYLYLNSLPEGYTEITSGLGEATPKYLLICPVLFNDDVVAVLELASFGDLKKHEIDFVKDAVERLAATVSVYLVNSNTRKLLEDSIKMNKTLKEQEDQMRKNAEELHHTQEELSNKLIELREESNLNKNILKAISKNTAMIEFDMEGNILAANMIYTDLMGYKEEDLIGIHEKNLVPVEEVSSPRYKMLWDSLKEGTSSSGEYKRLRSDEQMVWLEGSYNPIFDLEGQPYKVIKFAHFTTEDKQREYQTKTKINLYESHFSILELRLDGAIKSTSVGFQGVTGYSRKEMRNKFLQDWFVEIEDKTAFEQALEKADSGMAQTLKVYLYHSDKTSHRYKISINQQKDMNMESKGFLVVMQPEI, from the coding sequence ATGAAGCTTTCTTTAGAATTTAGGCTTACTGCTTCTTTCATCATTATAGGTATGATGGTGTTGCTTGGAGGAGTCGCCCTTCTTAAGTCTTTTCAGCGGGATAAACGTTTCTTAGAAGAGCGAATATTCGAGCACGAGCACAAAATTGAAGACTTTCTTTTTCTTGTGCGAGAATATGTTGGGAGTAAAAATAGAAGTGTGTTACTCAAGTTGAAACAGGATGTAGACCGTGTAGGGTATGAAATTAGTGTGATTAATCATGGAGGTGTTCTGTTGAGGGGAAATGAAAATGTCACAATGGAGCCATTGCAAGGAGATGTAATGACTAAAGTTGGAAAAGCATATGAGGAAAGCTTTAATGAGGTAGCTGTTGAAATTGATAAGCTCTGGGCTGAAAGTATTCGTTTGAGTGAAGCTGTAAGGACAGATAAATCTATAGAAGGATTGGAGGAGGAGAGGAGTGGTTATAGGGTAGAAGATTTACAGGAGTTTCTGGAACGAAGAAGTTCAGGACTAATAAGTAAAAACAGGACTTTTAAGAGTGCCATCACGGGTGATATTCAGGCAGCAGAAGATAGGTATACGGTATTCTACGGGATAGTTTTATTGGTAAGTATCATCCTCTTGATAGATATATATCTGCTGTTGAGAAAGAAGTTGTTAAATCCATTGGGTTTGGCGTATGAATATGCCTGCTACCTGATTAATAAGGAGCCTAAATTTGGTGATGCGAAATTTGCAGCTATTTACGATGTCTTAAATAAGGTCGATAATATTTTTGATGAGACAGTAGTGGCCGTAGAGGAGTTAGGTAAAGGCACTTTTGAAATGGAGTATTCTGAGTTAATAGCAGAACATAAGATTGGCAAAGAGTTAAAGAAAACTCAAAGGTTGTTAAGCTATTATGAGGAGCATGAGGCACAAAACCAGTGGAGAGCGATAGGTTTGGTTCAGCTGAGTGAGATATTGGTTAATGAGCAGTATGAGTCACTGGATGAACTGTCCTTTGCTTTTGTAAGGTTTTTAGTGAAATACCTTAATGTTAATCAGGGAGCTATGTTTCAGGTAAAAGAGGACTTTGAGGGAAAGTATCTGGAAATGATTGGGGCTTTTGCCTATGACAAAAAGAAATACTTACAAAAAAGGCTTCCGATAGATCAAGGTTTGATAGGGCAGGCACTAATCGAGAAGCAATACCTTTACTTAAACTCTTTACCTGAAGGTTATACAGAGATCACTTCAGGATTGGGGGAGGCTACGCCCAAGTACCTGTTGATTTGTCCAGTCCTGTTCAATGATGATGTTGTGGCTGTATTGGAACTGGCTTCGTTTGGAGACCTAAAAAAGCATGAGATCGATTTTGTAAAGGATGCTGTTGAAAGGCTTGCGGCAACTGTTTCGGTATATTTGGTTAACAGTAATACACGAAAACTGTTGGAAGACTCGATCAAGATGAACAAGACGCTCAAGGAGCAAGAAGACCAAATGAGAAAGAATGCAGAAGAGCTCCACCATACACAGGAAGAACTTAGTAATAAGCTGATTGAGCTTAGAGAAGAGTCAAACCTCAATAAGAATATATTGAAAGCTATCAGTAAGAATACGGCAATGATAGAGTTTGATATGGAAGGGAATATCTTGGCTGCCAATATGATTTATACAGACCTGATGGGGTATAAGGAGGAAGACTTGATTGGTATTCATGAGAAGAACTTGGTTCCTGTAGAGGAAGTTAGCTCGCCGAGATATAAGATGCTTTGGGACAGTCTTAAAGAGGGGACATCTTCTTCAGGAGAGTACAAACGTCTGCGCTCAGATGAGCAAATGGTTTGGTTGGAAGGTTCTTATAATCCAATTTTTGACTTGGAAGGTCAGCCATATAAAGTGATCAAGTTTGCCCACTTTACAACAGAAGATAAACAACGGGAATATCAGACCAAGACAAAGATTAACCTATATGAATCGCATTTCTCTATTTTGGAGTTGAGGTTAGATGGTGCCATTAAATCAACAAGTGTAGGATTTCAGGGAGTGACGGGGTATTCAAGAAAAGAAATGAGAAATAAATTCTTACAGGACTGGTTTGTAGAGATAGAAGACAAAACAGCTTTTGAGCAGGCTTTGGAAAAAGCAGATAGTGGAATGGCTCAGACCTTGAAAGTGTACTTGTATCATTCCGATAAAACCTCTCATAGATATAAGATATCCATTAACCAACAGAAAGATATGAATATGGAGAGTAAAGGCTTTTTAGTGGTAATGCAACCTGAAATATGA
- a CDS encoding ABC transporter ATP-binding protein: protein MISIQYILKQYKDNVVVNIPSLEIEKGQSFGLVGNNGAGKTTLFRMLLDLVKPSGGHIYSNGADVSQGETWKSYTGSYLDEGFLIGYLRPDEYFAFVGKLHGLNKAEISARLQQYEELFNGEILGHKKYIRDLSKGNQKKVGIVAAMLPNPEVLVLDEPFANLDPTTQIRLKKLLREFKEEHGTTLLISSHDLNHVTEVCERIVVMQKGELVKDIVTEEATLKELEEYFALS from the coding sequence ATGATATCTATTCAATATATATTAAAGCAATACAAGGATAATGTGGTGGTTAATATCCCATCACTTGAAATAGAAAAGGGGCAGAGTTTTGGGTTGGTAGGTAATAATGGAGCAGGAAAGACAACACTTTTCAGGATGCTGTTGGATCTTGTAAAACCTTCTGGTGGACATATTTACTCCAATGGAGCTGATGTGTCACAGGGTGAAACATGGAAAAGCTATACAGGCTCTTATTTGGATGAAGGCTTCCTGATTGGTTACCTAAGACCGGATGAATACTTTGCTTTTGTTGGAAAGTTACATGGGCTGAATAAGGCGGAGATTAGTGCTAGACTTCAACAGTATGAAGAGTTGTTTAATGGCGAAATTTTGGGACACAAGAAATACATCCGTGACCTTTCAAAAGGAAACCAAAAGAAAGTGGGAATAGTAGCTGCTATGTTACCAAATCCTGAGGTGTTGGTATTGGATGAGCCTTTTGCAAACCTTGACCCTACGACACAGATTCGTCTGAAGAAGTTACTGAGGGAATTTAAGGAAGAACATGGTACGACCTTACTGATTTCAAGCCACGACCTTAATCATGTAACGGAGGTTTGTGAAAGAATTGTAGTGATGCAGAAAGGTGAACTCGTAAAAGATATTGTGACGGAAGAAGCAACTCTAAAAGAGTTGGAAGAGTACTTTGCACTTTCCTGA
- a CDS encoding alpha/beta fold hydrolase has product MSQLEYTDQGSGPCIVLLHGFCECKEIWENLSAKLSKEFRVICPDMPGNGKSPLTDDVQSLSDYARKINETLQTASVETCVMIGHSLGGYVTLAYAEQFPDALSGIGLFHSTAFEDDDDKRENRDRAIEFVRQNGAEKFIKYMFPNLFSATTKDTKPEVIKQAIELCLNKCSIESVERASLAMKARPDRINIVKTFPKPILYIIGKEDQSVPLQKGLEQCYLPSDSHVHFMQEVGHMGMFEAPEKTLSTINSFAHYCYIQ; this is encoded by the coding sequence ATGTCCCAACTAGAATATACAGATCAAGGAAGTGGTCCTTGTATCGTTTTACTGCATGGATTCTGTGAATGCAAGGAGATATGGGAAAACTTATCAGCTAAGCTTTCCAAGGAGTTCAGGGTTATTTGTCCCGATATGCCTGGCAATGGAAAAAGTCCGCTTACTGATGATGTGCAAAGTCTTTCTGATTATGCACGAAAAATAAATGAGACACTGCAAACTGCTAGTGTTGAGACATGCGTAATGATTGGGCACTCATTGGGTGGGTACGTTACACTTGCCTATGCAGAGCAATTTCCCGATGCACTTTCAGGAATAGGATTATTTCACTCTACAGCATTCGAAGACGATGATGACAAACGTGAAAACAGGGATCGAGCGATTGAGTTTGTCCGTCAGAATGGCGCTGAAAAGTTTATCAAATACATGTTTCCTAACCTTTTCTCTGCTACGACCAAAGACACCAAGCCAGAGGTAATAAAGCAAGCCATCGAGTTGTGTCTTAACAAGTGTAGTATTGAGAGTGTAGAAAGGGCTTCATTAGCCATGAAAGCGCGTCCAGATAGGATCAATATTGTTAAGACTTTTCCTAAACCTATTCTATACATAATAGGAAAAGAAGACCAGTCTGTACCGCTTCAAAAAGGCTTGGAGCAATGTTACCTTCCTTCAGACAGTCATGTCCACTTTATGCAAGAGGTTGGTCATATGGGTATGTTTGAAGCTCCCGAAAAAACATTGTCCACAATTAATTCTTTTGCACATTATTGTTATATCCAATAA
- a CDS encoding aminopeptidase, whose amino-acid sequence MELLEQLCGIHAPSGNEAAMKEFILEYVSKEKKHWIVQPEIFSGEQFQDCIVLVFGKKPRTAIFAHMDSIGFTVKYGNEIVKIGGPKTQTGYKLTGSDSKGPIECEMDAPEGSKKSFYTFEREIERGTDLVFKCDFRQSKEYIQSCYMDNRLGCWNALKVAETLEEGIICFSTYEEVGGGSVGFLGKFIYEKYGIQQALISDITWITKGVKDGKGVVISMRDRGIPRRIYINQIIHLADQSGIDYQLEVEDAGGSDGLQLQAAPYPFDWCFIGAAEDNVHTPDEKVHRHDIDCMVKLYQYLMKHL is encoded by the coding sequence ATGGAATTACTCGAACAACTATGTGGCATTCATGCACCATCTGGTAATGAGGCTGCTATGAAAGAGTTTATTCTGGAGTATGTATCAAAAGAAAAGAAGCACTGGATAGTACAACCAGAGATCTTTTCTGGAGAACAGTTTCAGGACTGCATTGTACTTGTATTCGGAAAGAAACCACGCACGGCCATTTTTGCACATATGGACAGTATCGGGTTTACGGTGAAATACGGAAATGAGATTGTAAAAATAGGTGGTCCCAAAACCCAAACAGGCTACAAACTCACTGGTTCTGATAGTAAAGGGCCTATAGAGTGTGAAATGGATGCTCCTGAGGGAAGTAAAAAGTCTTTTTACACCTTTGAAAGAGAAATTGAAAGGGGAACCGACTTGGTCTTCAAATGTGATTTCAGACAAAGCAAAGAGTATATCCAATCTTGCTATATGGATAACAGACTAGGCTGTTGGAATGCCCTAAAAGTAGCCGAAACACTAGAAGAAGGGATTATCTGCTTTTCCACTTATGAAGAAGTTGGAGGCGGCAGTGTCGGCTTTTTAGGTAAGTTTATCTATGAAAAGTATGGAATACAACAGGCGTTGATCTCTGATATAACTTGGATCACTAAGGGGGTTAAAGATGGAAAAGGGGTTGTGATCTCCATGAGAGACAGAGGAATTCCTCGGCGCATTTACATAAATCAAATCATTCATTTAGCAGACCAATCAGGCATTGATTACCAACTAGAAGTGGAAGACGCTGGCGGAAGCGATGGTCTGCAATTACAAGCAGCTCCTTATCCATTTGACTGGTGCTTTATTGGCGCTGCTGAAGACAATGTCCACACTCCTGATGAAAAAGTACACCGTCACGATATTGACTGTATGGTCAAACTATATCAATACTTAATGAAGCATTTATAG
- a CDS encoding LON peptidase substrate-binding domain-containing protein, which yields MPKKNVQRIPFFPLNLIVFPSEPLNLHVFEPRYRQLVKDCLNLNTPFGIPPHINERTMSYGTLMEIEAVVNKYPDGRMDIKTKGIQTFYMNSFENPMEDKLYAGGSVVEIPMNDNANDAQKWMLVEKVTELFDLMEVNISFDAKTPFLSFKLGHHIGLSVGQEYHLLTIPDEYKRIEYMLDYVERALPIVREIERSKQRIKMNGHFKNIRFRFDE from the coding sequence ATGCCCAAAAAAAATGTCCAACGTATTCCTTTCTTTCCTCTCAACCTTATTGTGTTTCCCAGCGAACCACTAAATCTTCATGTTTTTGAACCCCGCTACAGGCAGCTTGTCAAGGATTGTCTAAACCTGAATACTCCTTTTGGCATTCCTCCCCATATTAATGAAAGAACTATGAGTTATGGCACTCTCATGGAAATTGAAGCTGTAGTTAACAAGTATCCAGATGGGCGCATGGATATCAAAACCAAAGGGATTCAAACTTTTTATATGAATAGCTTTGAGAACCCAATGGAGGATAAGCTGTATGCTGGAGGAAGTGTGGTGGAAATCCCTATGAATGACAATGCAAATGATGCTCAGAAATGGATGCTAGTTGAAAAAGTGACAGAGCTTTTTGACTTGATGGAAGTTAATATTTCATTTGATGCAAAAACACCTTTTCTATCCTTCAAGTTAGGTCATCACATTGGACTGTCCGTAGGGCAAGAATACCATCTCCTGACAATTCCTGATGAATATAAAAGAATTGAATACATGCTTGACTATGTTGAGAGAGCACTTCCTATTGTACGGGAGATTGAACGAAGCAAGCAGCGTATAAAAATGAATGGACATTTCAAGAATATACGCTTCCGCTTCGATGAGTAA
- a CDS encoding ankyrin repeat domain-containing protein, which translates to MTRLKITSLLFWFLTLSCCVNGYTQNNDYDKLMAAIQGNNVSDLQAMVDRGTDPNARDIFQQTTLHKAAKFGRLECTEVLLEAGADPNARGKNDKTPLYDAVFAGENLIVSTLLTYGADPNLPYGEDEKNLLHLLSDRTNRLSTIIILLDNGADPRAVDRHGKNAIYYARKNKNKELVKLMKKYR; encoded by the coding sequence ATGACTAGACTGAAAATAACATCATTATTATTCTGGTTTCTGACTTTATCATGCTGCGTCAATGGTTATACCCAAAATAACGATTACGACAAACTCATGGCAGCTATCCAAGGCAACAATGTTTCTGACTTGCAAGCAATGGTTGACCGTGGTACAGACCCAAATGCAAGAGACATTTTCCAACAAACTACTTTACATAAAGCTGCCAAATTTGGTCGTTTGGAATGCACTGAAGTCCTGCTTGAGGCTGGTGCTGACCCAAATGCAAGAGGCAAAAACGACAAGACACCTCTTTATGATGCTGTATTTGCTGGTGAAAACCTGATTGTCAGCACACTCTTGACATATGGTGCAGACCCTAACCTTCCATATGGAGAAGATGAGAAAAACCTTCTTCACCTGCTGTCTGACAGAACCAACCGACTGAGCACTATCATTATTCTACTGGACAATGGAGCAGACCCTAGAGCTGTAGATAGGCATGGAAAAAATGCAATCTACTATGCTCGAAAGAACAAGAACAAAGAGCTGGTAAAACTGATGAAAAAGTATCGCTAG